Genomic DNA from Brienomyrus brachyistius isolate T26 chromosome 22, BBRACH_0.4, whole genome shotgun sequence:
TTTGAGCGGCTCCCCTGTGGGTGCGCTGCTGTACACACAGGCGGCTCTGTGCGTCATGCCTACAGCCCCAGACTCCTGATGTCTGATGTCCCTCCTAGCTCTGAGCTTCACTGCTTTTAGGTGAACTGAATCCTACTTGTTTCACGGACCCAGTAGGGTCCATATAAAGACATATAAAGACAACATCGAttatgtgtttttgcattcggAGCTCATCAGCGGCATAAGTGGTTGACTTGTTACAGTTTGATTTTACTTCATTTTCCCATGGCAGTTACAGTAATTCAGTGGATGCACCCTATGTGCAGGCGGCTCCGAAACACAGGGGGCTGCTGTATCAGCCCTCATTAAAGCTTGGGCAGTTCAGTCACTTTTCCTTCATCCTTTTGAACACTATCACTCCCGGGTCCAAAGATGGTTTCGAAAATACCTCTCACTGGCCTAAAACAGGGGACAAAATCTTCATGCTGTGATTCCATAGATAGCTTTGATTATATTTGAAATTACAAATAGCTGATCTTCAGGGAGGGGTTCTTCTCCACTGGTTCCTCGGGGAGAGGTCTGATACTGCCATTCTTGGTGCCATTAAGCAGCGGCTGAATGGCAGTTACAGGCCCCGAGCCTGGGTCTTTCCCACTGGACTCCCCGCTCTTGGCTCTATGGTCTGGGCTGCCTGTATCGGAGGCTACCTCCACTTTTGCCCTTTCCACAAAGTGGGCCCGTGAGCCCTCTGGCTGTCCGATGCCGTTGCCATTTTGTGTGAtcctgcagatctcagtcatctcGGTAACAGCCTCGgcatcctcctcctcttcctcctcttcgtcACCCCCCTGTATCACTCGCCGGAGGCTGTCCCTAGGCTTCAGAActctcctcctctcctgctGCTGCTCTGTCGGCTCGTGGCTCCCCACCTTGCGGGATGAGCGGCACAGGGCTTTCCGGAAGCCCTGCTTGAAGTTGTCGGAGAGGAACCCGTACACAATAGGGTTAGCGCAGCTGTTAGCATAAGACAGGACTACCACAAAGGAGTAGAGCCCCTGCAGGTTCTGCGGGGGGGGCACAATCAGGTTGATGATGTTTAATGCATAAAATGGGAGCCAGCAGAAAACGAAGACCGCCACCACTATGACGACCATCCAGGTAACCTTACGTTCGGACTTCCTGCGCTTGGTAGACGTGGCATGAACCTTCTTGCCCGAGCTGCGGATCTTAATAACTATCAATAGGTAACAGAGGCAAATCACAAGAAGCGGTAAGAAGAATTCAACGGTCGACGTGTAGATGATGAAAGCCGCATTCCAGATGTCTGTGGGCTCGGGCCAGAAGATGTTACAGTTGCCGTTCTTATGGACTTCTGCGTAGATGACCACAGGCAGGACCACAATGAAGGACACTGCCCACACTGTGCCATTGACCACTTTGGCCACTTGCGGCCGGCGCCATTTGGAGGAGCGGATGGGGTGGACCACTGCTAGGTAACGATCAATGCTCATCACTgtcaggcagaagatgctggtgAACTGGTTGATCCCATCCACGGTCAGCACCAGGCGGCACATGAACGAGCCGAAA
This window encodes:
- the LOC125718534 gene encoding somatostatin receptor type 5-like, giving the protein MELLPTLSPGILETLGNTSTLHPGFDFPLLPFTVHNESSLNGTNSTSTGESSIMDGVVIPLIYIVVCIIGLGGNTLVIHIVLHYSKSESVTNIYILNLAIADELFMLGLPFLAIQNALQTWPFGSFMCRLVLTVDGINQFTSIFCLTVMSIDRYLAVVHPIRSSKWRRPQVAKVVNGTVWAVSFIVVLPVVIYAEVHKNGNCNIFWPEPTDIWNAAFIIYTSTVEFFLPLLVICLCYLLIVIKIRSSGKKVHATSTKRRKSERKVTWMVVIVVAVFVFCWLPFYALNIINLIVPPPQNLQGLYSFVVVLSYANSCANPIVYGFLSDNFKQGFRKALCRSSRKVGSHEPTEQQQERRRVLKPRDSLRRVIQGGDEEEEEEEDAEAVTEMTEICRITQNGNGIGQPEGSRAHFVERAKVEVASDTGSPDHRAKSGESSGKDPGSGPVTAIQPLLNGTKNGSIRPLPEEPVEKNPSLKISYL